A segment of the Burkholderia sp. PAMC 26561 genome:
GCCCGGAAGCGCCGCTCACCGCGATGATTGCGGCGTAGATCGGGACCTGGAAGCTTACAAGCGCAACGCTGTCCCAAAGAACCTGCGACAGCCGGTTATCGGATCTGGCATGTCGCATGACGTAGTCCCGCCAGACGCCATACGGGCGCCCCACGGGAACCATCAAGGCGGCGCCCAGCAGCCGTGCATGCAGGACCTGATCCCAGTTCATCCCCGCGATAAACCGCTCGTTGATAAAACCCGTCGTGGTGAAGAACAGGATCAGAGCCGTTGTGTCCGCAATAAACGAGCGCCTGCGATGAGACTTGTCAGTG
Coding sequences within it:
- the alaE gene encoding L-alanine exporter AlaE, which encodes MPELTDKSHRRRSFIADTTALILFFTTTGFINERFIAGMNWDQVLHARLLGAALMVPVGRPYGVWRDYVMRHARSDNRLSQVLWDSVALVSFQVPIYAAIIAVSGASGRGLWFGILGATVMMLVLGRPYGAFLNAVRKLFGLPLGGDRPMSLDS